One window of the Candidatus Zixiibacteriota bacterium genome contains the following:
- a CDS encoding exported hypothetical protein (Evidence 5 : Unknown function), protein MRIPKLVIPLLVLLALTGGYFLRTAFTQPTTAVAYDSAQGEKAVFVVDGVKCKGTAAFFTSLYKDIPGIIGIETYATEHKAAFTYDPGIISIDSIKAIMEAEIQFNDGTSGQVFKCLSVQAE, encoded by the coding sequence ATGCGGATACCGAAATTAGTAATTCCCCTTTTGGTTCTCTTAGCCCTAACCGGCGGATATTTCCTGCGAACTGCTTTCACGCAGCCGACCACCGCGGTCGCCTATGACTCCGCGCAGGGCGAAAAAGCGGTTTTTGTGGTCGATGGCGTCAAGTGCAAAGGAACGGCGGCCTTCTTCACATCATTATATAAGGACATTCCCGGAATTATCGGTATCGAAACCTATGCCACCGAGCACAAAGCGGCTTTCACATATGATCCCGGTATCATATCTATTGACAGCATCAAGGCGATAATGGAAGCGGAGATTCAATTCAACGACGGGACCTCGGGGCAGGTTTTCAAGTGCCTGTCGGTGCAGGCGGAATAG
- a CDS encoding membrane hypothetical protein (Evidence 5 : Unknown function), protein MRNFDRDLLDRIGVIKSTNFGGIYYIGPTNERQRGKNMKNRYLRYLTASIVTGLVIYLALGLGSRTFEAYCPFGGAESLWGLFTAGEFSCALGPLNLSLMLAMIGLVILSKKSFCGWACPIGFLSELGSRFASLFWKKRPRVNTRLNGWLKLFRYAVLILALIFTYRTGELILRGYDPFYLIFSGFGHGTIGIISIIVLGATVLGALLIPMFFCRYLCPMGAVFDPFSRIGFIRVARNSDSCTSCGKCTKACLYDIPVQSLPTVRHRDCTNCLECVDACPEKDTLQIKAGL, encoded by the coding sequence ATGCGAAATTTCGATCGAGATCTTCTGGACCGAATCGGAGTAATAAAGTCTACCAATTTTGGCGGAATTTATTATATTGGCCCTACCAATGAACGGCAACGGGGAAAAAACATGAAAAACCGCTACCTGCGCTACTTAACAGCCTCAATTGTCACCGGCTTGGTCATCTATCTTGCTTTGGGTCTTGGTTCCCGAACTTTCGAAGCGTATTGTCCTTTCGGCGGGGCCGAAAGTCTTTGGGGTCTTTTTACCGCCGGGGAATTTTCGTGCGCCCTGGGGCCGCTGAACCTGTCTCTCATGCTGGCGATGATCGGGCTGGTCATACTATCCAAGAAATCATTCTGCGGGTGGGCCTGCCCGATAGGTTTCTTGAGCGAACTCGGGTCCCGTTTTGCCAGTCTGTTCTGGAAAAAACGGCCGAGAGTCAACACCCGTCTCAACGGCTGGCTCAAATTGTTTCGTTATGCCGTTTTGATTCTAGCCCTGATTTTCACCTATCGTACCGGGGAATTGATCCTTCGCGGCTATGACCCGTTCTACCTGATTTTTTCCGGATTCGGCCACGGTACAATCGGAATCATTTCCATTATTGTTCTGGGGGCAACCGTTCTGGGAGCGCTTTTGATCCCGATGTTTTTCTGCCGGTATCTTTGCCCGATGGGGGCGGTGTTTGATCCTTTCAGCCGGATCGGGTTCATCCGGGTGGCGCGCAACAGCGACAGTTGCACCTCGTGCGGCAAATGCACCAAAGCCTGCCTTTACGATATCCCGGTCCAATCCTTGCCCACGGTCAGGCATCGAGATTGCACCAACTGCCTCGAGTGTGTTGATGCCTGTCCCGAAAAAGATACACTTCAAATCAAGGCCGGATTATAG